CCGCTCATGAATGTGCTGAGTCAGCTGACTGGTAAAGAAACTGACCTGATTACCGCCCTGATTCTTCGAGCTGAGCAATGCCAGATCGGCATGACGCATGATGGCATCAGCGTTCTCGCCGTCCTGCGGGTAGATCACCACCCCCATGGAGACAGTATTACGCATGGCCACATCATTGATGACGTAAGGCTCGCGCATGACATCGATAATGCGCTGAGCCTCAACCAGAGCACGTTCGGCAGAGCTGGCCAGCTCACTGATCAGGAGGAACTCGTCGCCGCCCAGGCGAGAAATGAACAGACCTTTGGTGACGAAGGTGCTGGTCAGGCGCTCAGTGAGGCTGATCAGCAGCTGATCTCCGCGCTCATGGCCTTCGGTATCGTTGATGTTCTTGAAGCGGTCGACATCAAGCATATAGACGGCAAACTGGCTGCTTTCTGCACGGGCGGTAATGACCGTCTGCTCCAGTGTCTCCAGTGCCAGGTTACGATTGGGCAGCCCGGTCAGGCGATCACGGGTCGCCATGCGCTCCATGCTCTGATTGGCCAGCGACAGTTTGATGGTGTTGCTGTTAAACACTTTGACCAGCGAGCCGATCTCATCCTCGTCGTGCCCCTCAGGCACATCGAGAAACATCCGGTCTTTCTCGTTGGGATCAAGCTTGAGCAGCTGCTCTCCCAGCGCAATCAGCGGACGGCTGAGGAAGCGGTGAACAACGATGGCGGACATGGCAAACAGCGCCAGAATCAAACCGCAAATACTGACAATCAAAACCAGAGAATCATCCAGCCACTGCCGGAACAGAAAATCGTTACTGCCTTCGATGGTCAGAGTCGCAATGGGTTTGCCACGAAAACTACCGGAATACTCCGGCGCCAGCAGCGAACGGTGCAGCACCATTAGTTTGGGGAAAATCAGCGAAGCCAGCGGAGAACGCATCAGGTTCTCGCCTTTATAGAAGCTGGCGTATTGCTCGCCATTGGCAAGGGTAATGTCTACCGAAGCCACCTGATCAAGGCGCATCAGACCTTGCAATGCCTTACGGGTGGTCACTTCATCGTAGGACCAGATGGCTTCAGACAACGGTTTTTCAGAAGAGATCAGCAGCTCTTCCATCAAATCCATTTGTGTCGCAGCAAGTCGCTCAGTAGCGATGTACAGCTGAATCCCCACCACCACAATGGCGAACAGGACTGAGCTGATACCCAATCTGGCCAACAGACCTGCGCGGATACTTTTATTGAACATCTTAGTCCTTAAGCTTACCGGCGAACCTTTGACATGCTTACATTTCAGTACTGAACACCTCAGTACCCTATCTCGCTGCTTGCTTGCGAACTGAACAGCACTCCGGTCAACCAGGGAGCGACGCTCAGCTTCGGACAGCTGTATATGTACACAATCGCAAAACTATTCGTCGGTGGCACGCATCAGCTGGTGTCTGGGGTCAGCTGATCGTTACCCGGAGCGAAACGACTATGAGTATAGTCGTCAGCCCTGTCATTTCATCCTGCCGTCATTCCCGACTGGCATGGCAGCGCACATGAAGCCAAACGTTACCGTCATAAGTAATAGGCCACCAAAATCAGTAACATATCCGCGAATTGGTTACGAGATATGTCATCCTACGACCTGACCGCAAAGTATCACGCCAAACATTCCGGGCCAAGAGTTCAATGAGAACAATTCACCCTTAACACTCAATTTCTGAGCAGAACTGTATTTAAGGCTCTGCCATGACTAATTTCACCCAGCGCTCAACGGTGCAAGACACTGCAGTTACACAACTCTCTATAGTGCCCACTGTACCGGCCGAACACTAACGGGAAAGACAACGGATAACGCTAAGTTTTCACCCTACGTGACACTTTCATTGCCGGCCTGACGTTTTGCGTTACCCTGGCTATTCCTCTAGGATGAGCGCCTTCAATGCGACCATCTTTCAGTACTCGTGCACTGCAGCGACTATCGTCATAGTCATTCAGCTGCAAGGTTTACGCCTAATGGCAGACCGCTCTGCTAAATGCGGAAGGACCCGGCACCGACAGCGCTGGTCATGTCGGCGCCCCTCAATAGTCTCGCAACTCAATACGCATGGACTGTGGAGTGTAACCTTCGGACTGTACACAGATTACCTTCCCGCAGCCTTGCTGACCGGGTGAGGTAAAGGCACTCGGAACGGACCTCTGATCACGCGGGCAGGCGCCCAATAAGGTAAAAACGCCCAGGACGCTAACCTCTGCCCTCCTGAAAGAGGATGCAAACGCACCTCCCGGCACTGTTTTACCGGTGCACAGCCGATAGTGAACACGTTCTTTTCGCCGAGTCTGATGGTCTAACGACCCTGACGGCGCGTCAGATGACGGCCTGTGAATGCCTGACCTTGTGCTAAATATCCGCCCACTGGCCGATATTTTTCATAAGAATTTCATAGTCTTGTGCTTTGATGCCCCGGGTCTCGATCGCGCCGTTTGTCGGCACTGTTCAGGTTGCAACCAAACCTGATCAGGTCGTCAGAACAAGCGGGTAGCAAGACATCACTCCGGCCAGACATATGCTGGCCAGAAAATTGTGGACCATTACATGGCTTATTCCGTTCGACAGCACTGGTTTTCTAACCTGCGGGGAGACATCCTCGCCGGACTGGTGGTAGCTCTGGCACTGATCCCAGAAGCCATTGCCTTTTCTATCATCGCCGGAGTCGACCCCAAGGTCGGGCTTTATGCCTCGTTCTGTATTGCCGTAGTCACCGCCTTTGCGGGTGGCCGCCCGGCCATGATCTCAGCCGCCACCGGTGCCATGGCACTGTTGATGGTGACACTGGTCAAAGAGCATGGCCTGCAGTATCTGCTGGCAGCCTCTGTGCTGTGCGGCGCGCTGCAGATTGTCTGCGGCTACCTCAAACTCGGCAGCCTGATGCGCTTTGTATCCCGTTCTGTGGTCACCGGCTTCGTCAATGCCCTGGCTATTCTGATCTTCATGGCACAGCTGCCAGAGCTGATTGGGGTCACCTGGCACGTCTATGCCATGACCGCTGCAGGTCTGGCTATCATTTACCTGTTTCCCTATATCACCCGCGCGATCCCCTCACCGCTGGTATGTATCGTCAGCCTCACCGCGGTATCCATGGCGCTGGGTCTGAATATCCATACGGTCGGTGATATGGGCGAGCTGCCCGACAGTCTGCCGCTGTTCCTGCTGCCTGATGTGCCACTCAATCTGCAGACGCTGGCGATCATCTTCCCTTACTCTGCTGCCATGGCGGTGGTTGGCCTGCTGGAATCCCTGATGACAGCAACCATCGTCGATGAATTCACTGACACCAGCAGTGACAAGAACCGCGAATGCAAGGGCCAGGGTCTGGCCAATATCGTGGCCGCCTGTCTGGGTGGGATGGCAGGTTGCGCCATGATTGGCCAGTCCGTCATCAACGTGAAGTCCGGTGGGCGTACCCGTTTATCTACCCTGATTGCAGGCGTCGTGCTGCTGATTCTGGTGGTCTTCCTCGGCCCCTGGGTTTCAAAGATTCCCATGGCGGCACTGGTATCCGTGATGATCATGGTGTCCATCGGCACCTTCAGCTGGGATTCGATTCGCAACCTGCGCAGCTATCCCCTCAGCACCAATGTGGTAATGATTGCAACGGTGGTTGTGGTGGTCTTCACCCATAACCTGGCCATCGGCGTACTGGTGGGTGTACTGCTGAGTGCCCTGTTCTTCGCCAACAAGGTCGGTCAGGTCCTGTTTATCGGCTCTGAAGCCGATGAGTCAGGCACACAACGCACTTACAGAGTGGTAGGTCAGGTGTTCTTTGCTTCCTCCACCCGTTTTAATGCCGCTTTTGATTTCCGTGAAGTCGTGCAAAAAGTGGTCATCGATGTCAGCCGTGCCCACTTCTGGGACATCACTGCAGTCAATGCACTGGACAAAGTTGTTATCAAGTTTCGCCGCGAAGGTACCCAGGTTGAGGTCATTGGCCTGAATGAAGCCAGTGCCACGCTGATGGATCGTTTCGCGGTGCATGACAAACCTGAAGCCGTCGAAAAGCTGATGGACCATTAAGCGCCATATAAGGATTAAAAGAGGACTCCCCCATGACTGAACAGGTTTACGCCTGCATTGATGGTTCAGTATCCACGCGCACCGTCTGCGACTACGCAGCCTGGGCCAGCCAGCGCCTGTCGACGTCATTGATCCTGCTGCACGTGCTGGACCGGGAAAGCTATCCCGTCGCCGCGGACTACAGCGGCAATATCGGCCTCGGTAGCCAGGAGCAATTACTGAAGCAACTGGCCGCTCTGGATGAAGAACGCGCCAAGCTGGCTATCCAGCACGGCCTGCACATGCTGGAAGCAGCCAAAGAACGGGTGAAAAGCGACGGCGTCGCTAACGCCGGCTGTATGCAGCGTCACGGTGATCTGGTTGACTGTATCGCCGAACAGCAAGGTGACATGCGTGTGCTGGTGATGGGCAAGCAGGGAGCAGGCGAGACCCATCCGGGCAGACAGGTCGGCACTCATCTGGAAAGCGTCATTCGCACCCTGCACCGCCCCATTCTGGTCAGCACAGGGACATTCAAAGCACCTGAGCGCGTGCTGTTTGCCTTTGATGGCAGCCCAACCAGCCGCAAGGGCGTTGAGCGTCTGGTCAGCAGCCCGCTGCTGACAGGACTGCAGATCGACATTCTGCTGGTCGGCGCGGAGACCGTTGAACATAAAGAACAGATAAAGTGGGCAGCAAACGCACTGATCACAGCAGGATTCAGCGTGCCCAATACCGTTATTCGTGCCGGCGAAGTGGATGAAGTCATCCAGCAGTACTGCCAGCAGGAAAAGATTGACCTTCTGGTAATGGGCGCCTACGGCCACAGCCGCATCCGGCAATTTCTGGTGGGCAGTACCACCACCAGCATGATCACCAAGTCGACCATTCCGCTACTGATACTGCGCTAAAGTGCAAAGAGATCGCTTGTGCGATCCCTTTTCTTTGAACGCTATCACACTGCAGCGACCGTCGTGTCAGACCGGCATGCCATCAGCTTCTGCCGCAACGCAACGACTTCTCCCACGATGAGCAATGCAGGTGACTGACAACCGTGCTGCTGTATGGTGGACTCCAGCTGCTCCAGCGTGGTTTCCCATACTTTCTGATCCGGCTGACTGCCCCGCTCGACGATAGCCACCGGCAAATCCGACGCCGCGCCTTCTGACATCAGCTTCGCAGCAATGGCCCCCGCCTGAGCCAGCCCCATATAAAACACCAGTGTCTGACTCGGCTGATACCACTGGCTGAGGTCAAGCCCTTCTTTCCCCTCCTGCAGGTGTCCGGTGATAAAGCGGCAAGACTGGGCTATGCCGCGATAGGTCAGGGGAATGCTGGTGCTGGCGGCACAGCCTGCAGCGGCAGTAATACCCGGTAGCACCTTGCAGGGCACGCCCGCTTCCAGCAGGTGCATGAGTTCTTCGCCACCCCGCCCAAACACGAAGGGGTCGCCGCCTTTCAAACGCAATACACGCAGTCCGCGTTCCGCCAGCTCAATCAGTTTGCTCTCGATCTGGGCCTGCGGCACGCTGTGATGACCAGCACTTTTACCCACGTAATAGCGTTCGGTGGTGACCGGCACTTCGGCAAGAATCGCATCACTGACCAAACGGTCATAGACAATCACGTCGGCCACTTTCAGCGCGGCATAAACGCCCATCGACAGCATCGACAGGTCTCCCGGCCCTGCGCCCACCAGCCAGACATGGCCGGGCAGAAAATCCCGGGTTAAACGAGAGGCGAACTGCCCGCCGTTAACCACGTCATGGCCAGTAACATCACGACTGGAAGAGAGAAACGCCTGCAGCTGCTGCCATCCCTGCATCAGGCTGGTGGTGACACGAGAAGTCAGGGTACGTGGGATAGACATCATGCAGCCTCCTCGGCCTGTGCCTGAGCGGCACGAACCATACGTTTCAGTTCTGGAATACAGGAACCACAGTTGGTTCCACATTTGAGCTTGCTCTCCAGCGCTTCCACACTGTTGCAGCCAGCATTCAGGGCTGTCTGGATAGCACCGGCCCCCACCTGAAAGCAGCTGCACACCAGCGGCCCCTGATGCGACCCCTGCTCCAGCGCCCGCCCCAACAGCAGAGTGCGGCGCACAGTAGCATCAGGTTGCTGATTTAACTGTTCAGCCAGGAAAGACGTATCGATCTGCGGCAACTGCTGGTTACTGACGAAAAGCAGCGCGGTCAGCAGACCATCACGGAACCACGCCAGCCGCCATTCAGCCCCCGCTGCGCCGTTCAGCGTCATAGTCGCCTGCCCGTAACGCTCACACAGCGCATCGGCCAGTGTGGTCAGGGGTTCACGCGAGGCCACTCGCCACATCCAGCCGTTACTCAACGGCATGCGGGTCCAATACGGCAGACCTGCCATATCCACCTCTTCCGTAGCCAGCAACACGCCCTGCCACTGCTGGTCAAAACGCTGCAGACGCACTTGCGTCAGCTTGAATTCAGGTTGACCGGAAAAAGGATCCAGTCGCGCGGCCACCAGGGTATCGACCCGGGCCTGCGCACTGAATACGCCATTCCAGTGCATGGGAATAAACACCTGCCCTGGTTGCTGACCACCGTCTTCATGAATGCGCACGATCACA
This genomic interval from Pokkaliibacter sp. MBI-7 contains the following:
- a CDS encoding EAL domain-containing protein, which translates into the protein MFNKSIRAGLLARLGISSVLFAIVVVGIQLYIATERLAATQMDLMEELLISSEKPLSEAIWSYDEVTTRKALQGLMRLDQVASVDITLANGEQYASFYKGENLMRSPLASLIFPKLMVLHRSLLAPEYSGSFRGKPIATLTIEGSNDFLFRQWLDDSLVLIVSICGLILALFAMSAIVVHRFLSRPLIALGEQLLKLDPNEKDRMFLDVPEGHDEDEIGSLVKVFNSNTIKLSLANQSMERMATRDRLTGLPNRNLALETLEQTVITARAESSQFAVYMLDVDRFKNINDTEGHERGDQLLISLTERLTSTFVTKGLFISRLGGDEFLLISELASSAERALVEAQRIIDVMREPYVINDVAMRNTVSMGVVIYPQDGENADAIMRHADLALLSSKNQGGNQVSFFTSQLTQHIHERLMLETALSRSIDLGAFELFLQPKMHAQSLEVTGCEALIRWFRDDGTMISPAVFIPIAESTRLIIGLGKWVIEEACRILQGWVAQGRVVPMAINVSVVQLLEEDFVEFVLACLRKHQVPADMLELEITESTLIDNFDKVVAVLTEVRQNGLRIAMDDFGTGYSSLSNLNRLPIDVIKADKSFVQGVPNEAAITQLIGSIGEVLGVELVAEGVETREQLEWLRQNGFDTLQGFYFSKPIPAHRFEKLFLFKDE
- a CDS encoding SulP family inorganic anion transporter, whose amino-acid sequence is MAYSVRQHWFSNLRGDILAGLVVALALIPEAIAFSIIAGVDPKVGLYASFCIAVVTAFAGGRPAMISAATGAMALLMVTLVKEHGLQYLLAASVLCGALQIVCGYLKLGSLMRFVSRSVVTGFVNALAILIFMAQLPELIGVTWHVYAMTAAGLAIIYLFPYITRAIPSPLVCIVSLTAVSMALGLNIHTVGDMGELPDSLPLFLLPDVPLNLQTLAIIFPYSAAMAVVGLLESLMTATIVDEFTDTSSDKNRECKGQGLANIVAACLGGMAGCAMIGQSVINVKSGGRTRLSTLIAGVVLLILVVFLGPWVSKIPMAALVSVMIMVSIGTFSWDSIRNLRSYPLSTNVVMIATVVVVVFTHNLAIGVLVGVLLSALFFANKVGQVLFIGSEADESGTQRTYRVVGQVFFASSTRFNAAFDFREVVQKVVIDVSRAHFWDITAVNALDKVVIKFRREGTQVEVIGLNEASATLMDRFAVHDKPEAVEKLMDH
- a CDS encoding universal stress protein yields the protein MTEQVYACIDGSVSTRTVCDYAAWASQRLSTSLILLHVLDRESYPVAADYSGNIGLGSQEQLLKQLAALDEERAKLAIQHGLHMLEAAKERVKSDGVANAGCMQRHGDLVDCIAEQQGDMRVLVMGKQGAGETHPGRQVGTHLESVIRTLHRPILVSTGTFKAPERVLFAFDGSPTSRKGVERLVSSPLLTGLQIDILLVGAETVEHKEQIKWAANALITAGFSVPNTVIRAGEVDEVIQQYCQQEKIDLLVMGAYGHSRIRQFLVGSTTTSMITKSTIPLLILR
- the cobA gene encoding uroporphyrinogen-III C-methyltransferase; protein product: MMSIPRTLTSRVTTSLMQGWQQLQAFLSSSRDVTGHDVVNGGQFASRLTRDFLPGHVWLVGAGPGDLSMLSMGVYAALKVADVIVYDRLVSDAILAEVPVTTERYYVGKSAGHHSVPQAQIESKLIELAERGLRVLRLKGGDPFVFGRGGEELMHLLEAGVPCKVLPGITAAAGCAASTSIPLTYRGIAQSCRFITGHLQEGKEGLDLSQWYQPSQTLVFYMGLAQAGAIAAKLMSEGAASDLPVAIVERGSQPDQKVWETTLEQLESTIQQHGCQSPALLIVGEVVALRQKLMACRSDTTVAAV